The window TTGTTGCATTCCTTGTTGCATTCCTTGTTGCATTCCTTGTTCTATCAATTTCATAGCGGTAGTCATTGTTGCTTCACCCCCTTTCTCGGAAATCTTCTTCACTGCCCCTACTACCTCTTCTACTCCTATCTCGGTGCTACTGTAAATATACCGAATAACCCCTTCCAAAAATTTTAGCCCTTTCTCCTCCTCGTAACACATCTGCCCTATCTCTAAAAAATCCCCGATATGCTCCCGCAATTTCCCCTCATTATATATGCTCTTCATCACTAATAAGGCTATCCTAAGAGTTACATCCAAAAAAACCTGCCCCTTTATCTCCTCATCACTATACCTCGATAAATCTGTCAATAAATAATCAAATTCAGGAATATATCTCTTTAATCCCTCATCTATCCCTCTAAAATATTCAGATAACCCTTTCACTACCCATCGTTCTTTACCGTGATAAAAAATAATAGGTATAACAGGTCTTAAACCCTCTTTCTGTTTGATATTTGTCTCCCATATCTTAAGGATATACCGTAGAAGCTGTAAATGCGGGTATTTGACTGTCTTGCTCTTATGTTCAAATAAAAGCGAAACCTTTACCTTGCTCTTAGCCTTGTAAAGACAATTATAAACTATGTCTGAAAAGTTCTCTTTTAGTTCCTCATCAATGTAAGAGTTATTATCCAATTCCAGGGTTGATAAATCAAGGTTCTTCTTCAGAGCATGGGGTAAAATGCTGTTGATAAAATTAGAGGCATTCTCTTTGTTTGAAAATATCTCTTTGAAGAAACTGTCATGTGGATTTGATATCTCCATCTTATCTCCTTACCCCAGCTTTGTTCTAACTGGTATGATAACACATAACATAAAAGAAGTCAAATTGTTTGTTTTTTTCGGGTGTATGTAAAATTTGTGGGTAACTTTTAACACTTCTATTTTTATCACTTTCCTCCAAAGAGCAAAAGGCAAAACTCGTTTATAGTTTATGGTTTATAGTCTATAGTTTATAATCTATAGTCCTTCAACTATCAACGGTTTTTGGTTTTACGCTTTTAGTTTTAAGTTTTTCAGAGAATTTGCAAATTTGCCAAAGTTCAGTAAAATTATCTCTTTCCTTTCAACGTTAACATAGTTGAAGTCCTTTTTGAAATTTGATTTGTAATTTTGCATTTTGATATTTGATTTAATTTCAGGTTTAAGGCATAAGGACAAACAACCCGTTTCTTTAGGCATTTAGTTTCACACCTTCACCAAACCTTCCACCTGCTACTGCTCCAATTATTTCATAGTCCTGATAGAATTCAAAGAAGTCAAAAAATCTTTTATACCAATCCAGAAAATAGCTCATATCATTTGGTTCAAAGGTTGTTTTTGCCTCTACAACTAAGGCTGTTTTCTTATTCTTTCTTTCACCCACAATGATTATATCTATCTCCCTTGATTCCTCTGAGCCATTTACAGAATAAAAGCCCTTTACCCTGCGACGAATTTCACTTATCTTTATATTCAGAGTCTTTGCCAACCTTATTGTTCTTGGTTCGACAAACCCTTCTACAAACTTGCCCAACCCACCTGTCATTTCTTCTACCATCTTAGAAACATTGGCTATTTTTTTTGATAGTTGAGCATCTGTCTTCTGAAGTTGAGCTGTCTTCTTTTAAGACTCAACCAATTCAACTAAACTTTTCTCTATCCTGTCTAATCTATCATTCTTCATAATAATTATATTATACATCCATAGTTTTAAAAAAGTCAAGTATTTTTTCTGCTTCCTTAAAAATTTCCACTTGTGCGATTAGACTAATTCATCGCAGAGACGCAAAGGAAAAATAAATGTAAAATGTAAAACAGGAAATGAAAAATGGGAAATTTTAGTACTTCGCAAGACTCATTACCTTTCAGCTATAGATTTTCATTGGACATTTCTCATTGGACATTATCCATTTTACATTTCGTCCATAAATTTTAATTTTTTTCTCTGCGTCTCTGCGTCTCTGCGGTAAATGGTTACTTTTATTTTAGTTCAAGGCAATTATTTCCTTTTCTTCACTAACTACTGGTGCGGCATCAACTACTTTATCTCCTTCTTTAAGTCTAATTAATCTAACTCCTTGTGTATTTCTGCCAATGGTGGAGATGCCTCGTGCCGGGCAACGAATGATCATCCCGGAGGCAGTAATCATTATTACTTCAGTATCATCATTTACCTCATAAATACTTACGACTGGTCCATTTCGTGGCTCGGTTTTAATGTCAATGACCCCCATTCCTCCCCTTGACTGACGACGATACGCATCAAATTCTGTTCTTTTCCCATAGCCGTTAGCGGTAATAGTCAAGAGTGTCCATCCCTGGCGAGCGACCTCCATCCCAACAACATAATCCCCTTTTCTTAATTTTATTCCTCGAACACCTGAAGCCGTTCGGCCTGTAGGACGAACCTGGCTTTCGCTAAACTTAATTGCCTTGCCAGACATCGTGGATAAAATAATATCATCATTTCCATTTGTTCGTTCCACCTTTATTAATTCATCATCTCCGATTAATGATAAGGCAATAATTCCACCACTTCTTGGCCGACTGTATTCAATCAAGCGTGTTTTCTTAACCAATCCTTTACGCGTAGCCATAATCAAATAATCTTGTTCATTAAATTCTGCAATCGGTATAGATGTAGCAATCTTTTCATCTTCACTTAATTTAAGTAGATTAACAATCGCTTTCCCTCTGCTTGTTCGACCTCCCTCTGGCAAATCATAGACCTTTAACCAATAAACCCGACCTTTAGTGGTAAAAAAGAGGATATAATTATGTGTTGAGGCAATATATAGTTGGTCAACAAAATCTTCTTCTTTAGGAATCATACCGGTCACACCGACTCCACCACGATGCTGCATTTTATAAGTAGTCAGTGGTAATCGCTTAATATAGCCGGTATGACTGATAGTGATGACCATATTTTCATCGGCAATCAGGTCTTCCATATTAAATTCTACTGCCTCTTTAATTATTTGAGTTCGTCTTGGGTCAGCGTAGTCCTTTTTTATCTTAAGTAAATCATTTTTAATTAAATTCATAACTTTTTGTTTAGAATCAAGGATAGATTTTAGTTCGGCAATAGTCTTTATCAAGGCTAAATACTCAGCATTCAATTTATCTTGTTCTAATGCCGTTAATCTTTGCAATTGCATTTCTAAGATAGCCTGTGCCTGTTTTTCCGTTAATTCAAACTGGGCAATTAATGCTACCCTTGCCTCTTGTGGACTCTTAGATTTTTTAATAGTCTTAATTACCTGGTCAAGATTTGCCAGGGCAATTTTTAATCCTTCAAGGATATGAGCGCGCTCTTCGGCTAATTTCAAGTCATATTTAGTTCTTCGGATAATGACCTCCTGGCGATGTTTGAGGTATAGTTCCATTATCTCTTTGAGGTTCAATACCTTAGGTTGATTATCCACTAAAGCCAACATAATCACACCAAAGGTAACTTGCATCTGGGTATGTTTATAAAGTTGATTTAAGATGACCTGTGGATTTTCATCCCGTTTTAATTCGATGAATATCCGAATGCCATCACGGTCAGATTCATCCCGAAGTGCGGATATTCCCTCTATCTTTTTCGTCTTAACCAATTCCGCAATCTTTTCAATAAGACTTTTTTTATTGACCTGATATGGTATTTCAGTAATGATAATCGCTTCTTTACCACTTTTCAATGATTCTGTTGTCGCATTAGCCCGTAAGATGATTTTGCCTCGACCGGTGGTATAACTTTCCTTTATGCCATCAATACCAAAAATTGACCCGCCGGTAGGAAAGTCTGGCCCTAAGATAGTCTGGATTAACTCTGAAATATCTATTGCTGGGTTGTCAATTAAGGCAATAATTCCATCCACTAATTCCCCTAAATTATGAGGTGGGATATTGGTTGCCATACCAACCGCAATTCCCGAAGAGCCATTCAGGAGTAAATTAGGCAAGTTGGCAGGCAGGACGGTGGGTTCTTTTAGTGTTTCATCAAAATTTGGGACAAAATCCACGGTTTGTTTGTCTATATCTTTAAGTAATTCTTCGGCGAATTTATGCAGTCGAACCTCAGTATATCGCATCGCCGCCGGGGCATCAGCATCAATCGAACCAAAGTTACCCTGACCATTAATTAAAGGATAGCGATGTGAAAAATCCTGAACCATACGGACGATAGAATCATAAACCGCCATATCCCCATGGGGATGATATTTACCTAAAACCTCCCCAACGATTCTGGCAGATTTTTTATAAGGTTTATCTGAATCCATGCCTAATTCATTCATAGCATAAAGGACTCGGCGATGCACAGGCTTTAGTCCATCTCGGACATCAGGTAATGCCCGACCGATAATAACACTCATCGCATAATCAAGATAAGAATTTTTCATCTCATCTTCAATATAAATCGGAATAATCGTTTCTTTTTTCATTTTCCCTCCATTTTTAGAGTTTAGGGAGTTTAGAGAGTTTAGGGAGTTTAGGGAGTTCATAGAGTTAAGAAACTCCATAAACTCTACGAACTCTCTAACTTTTTCAGGTAATTAGAAAATCCCATTATTGTTTTTGATGTTTCTTCTGCCATTTTATAAAGTTCTTCAAATTGTTCCAGATTAATATATTTCTGGTCATAAGCCACATATAACGCAGATTGAACTTCTGCTACAGAACCGTGAGATATAACCAGAAACCGGGAAAATTCACGATTTGATTTTCTTGCAAAGCCTTCTGCTATATTCAGCATAATTGATACAGCCGCCCTACGGATTTGCTCCCGTAAGCCAAAGTCTTTGGCAAAAAATCCATTATTACTTGTTTTGTATATTGCTGAAACTAACTCACGTGCCTTTTGCCATGATAATATATCTTCAAATCTCTCTATTTTAGCCATATCTATTTTCCCCAACTCCCCCAACTCTCTAAACTCTCTAAACTCCCTAAACTCTCTAAACTCTCTAAACTCTCTAAACTCCCTAAACTCCCTAAACTCCCTAAACTCTCCCTGGTGCCGAAGGTGGGAGTCGAACCCACATGGGTGCAAGCACCCGCTGGATTTTGAGTCCAGTGCGTCTGCCAATTTCACCACTTCGGCATCCTTGAAAATTAATAAGTTATAGATTCTCCTGGTTTCTTTTGTATATTCGTAAGCGTTCAGGTGTCCATAAGGAAAAAAGGGGAAATGGGGAGAAAGGAGAGGGGTAGGAAAATTAGGTAGCAGAAGGTTTCATCAGTTATCAATGACATTCTAATGCAGATGATTTTCTTACTAAAATAAGAATACTTTTTCCCTTTTTCCCTAATTTCTCCATTTCCCCTTCGTTACACCCTGAACGGTTACGTATATTCCCGTCTTTTCCTCTTTTCTTTAATATTATAATAAATAAATCTACATTTGTCAAATCTTTTATTAATTTTTTGTAACTATTGAGTTTTAAGTTGTGGTTTTGCGTTTTGCGTTGATATAATGAAGGGAAAACCTAATAAATATTTACCTTTTAAGACTTATGGATAAGTTTCTGATTTATTATCTTGACATTTTTATCTTTTTATGTTATATTTAAATTAGGGAGAGGTAACGGTTAAAGATTTATCTCAACCTAAACCTCAACCTAAACCTTAAAAAAAGGGGTGAGGAAAAATGAAAAGATTAATTTTAAACAATGAGGGCATCGCTTTACTTTTAGCTTTATTAGTTGTTTTAGTCTTGTTAGCTTTCGCTGGAGTTTATCTTGTGATGACCCAGACGGGCATACAGAAAACATCTTTAGATGAAAGTTATGTCAGTGCTCTATCGATTGCTGAGGCAGGGGCAGAACGCGCTGTCTGGAAAGTAAAAGATATGTGGCTAAATCAGGGACAAGTCTGGACCGCAGGACTTGGAAATGAAGACACTCCGGAAAAGATAAAAGATGGAGCTGTAGAAGTTGGTTCTTATTATGTAACAGTTGAAAATCTGGGCAGAAGTATGAATTCCTCACTGGGAACACTCACCCGCAAGTTAAAAATTACCTCTATTGGTAGAAAAGGAAAGGAAGAACAAGTAACATTAGGTAGTGCAGTGCGAGGCATAGAAGTAATTATGGAATTAATTGGTGCTGGTGAGGCAGTAATTACCT of the bacterium genome contains:
- a CDS encoding Rpn family recombination-promoting nuclease/putative transposase, with the protein product MEISNPHDSFFKEIFSNKENASNFINSILPHALKKNLDLSTLELDNNSYIDEELKENFSDIVYNCLYKAKSKVKVSLLFEHKSKTVKYPHLQLLRYILKIWETNIKQKEGLRPVIPIIFYHGKERWVVKGLSEYFRGIDEGLKRYIPEFDYLLTDLSRYSDEEIKGQVFLDVTLRIALLVMKSIYNEGKLREHIGDFLEIGQMCYEEEKGLKFLEGVIRYIYSSTEIGVEEVVGAVKKISEKGGEATMTTAMKLIEQGMQQGMQQGMQQGMQQGMQQGMQQGMQQGMQQGMQQGIQQGIQQGEYRKAVEAAKAMYSEGFNIDVITKITGLSKEEINKVVRLARQ
- the gyrA gene encoding DNA gyrase subunit A, producing the protein MKKETIIPIYIEDEMKNSYLDYAMSVIIGRALPDVRDGLKPVHRRVLYAMNELGMDSDKPYKKSARIVGEVLGKYHPHGDMAVYDSIVRMVQDFSHRYPLINGQGNFGSIDADAPAAMRYTEVRLHKFAEELLKDIDKQTVDFVPNFDETLKEPTVLPANLPNLLLNGSSGIAVGMATNIPPHNLGELVDGIIALIDNPAIDISELIQTILGPDFPTGGSIFGIDGIKESYTTGRGKIILRANATTESLKSGKEAIIITEIPYQVNKKSLIEKIAELVKTKKIEGISALRDESDRDGIRIFIELKRDENPQVILNQLYKHTQMQVTFGVIMLALVDNQPKVLNLKEIMELYLKHRQEVIIRRTKYDLKLAEERAHILEGLKIALANLDQVIKTIKKSKSPQEARVALIAQFELTEKQAQAILEMQLQRLTALEQDKLNAEYLALIKTIAELKSILDSKQKVMNLIKNDLLKIKKDYADPRRTQIIKEAVEFNMEDLIADENMVITISHTGYIKRLPLTTYKMQHRGGVGVTGMIPKEEDFVDQLYIASTHNYILFFTTKGRVYWLKVYDLPEGGRTSRGKAIVNLLKLSEDEKIATSIPIAEFNEQDYLIMATRKGLVKKTRLIEYSRPRSGGIIALSLIGDDELIKVERTNGNDDIILSTMSGKAIKFSESQVRPTGRTASGVRGIKLRKGDYVVGMEVARQGWTLLTITANGYGKRTEFDAYRRQSRGGMGVIDIKTEPRNGPVVSIYEVNDDTEVIMITASGMIIRCPARGISTIGRNTQGVRLIRLKEGDKVVDAAPVVSEEKEIIALN
- a CDS encoding four helix bundle protein, giving the protein MAKIERFEDILSWQKARELVSAIYKTSNNGFFAKDFGLREQIRRAAVSIMLNIAEGFARKSNREFSRFLVISHGSVAEVQSALYVAYDQKYINLEQFEELYKMAEETSKTIMGFSNYLKKLESS